In the Candidatus Neomarinimicrobiota bacterium genome, CCGCTCATCTGGTGTTACTTTGTTCCGATGATCTCCACTTCGGTCGGGATACTCCCGGATACGTCTCCAACCTATGCCTGGATCACTCGATACTTGCTTCCGTTCAGTCTTGTGCTGATGCTTTTGTCAGCCAACCTGCCTGCCATAATGAGACTCGGCAAAACCGCGCTGACCATGATGTTAGCCGGTACCGTGGGCATTGTAATAGGCGCGCCCATAAGTCTTGCCATATTCTTAAAATGGGCGCCCGAGGGTATCTGGAAGGGATTGGGAATGCTGTCCGGCAGCTGGATCGGAGGAACCGCAAATATGATGGCGATTGCGGAAGGGATCGGCACGCCCGCCTCGATGTACGGACCTGTCATCGTGGTGGATACCGTAGTCGGCTATGGATGGATGGGTATAGTTATAGCGCTCGCTTCAATTCAACCTAAATTCGATAAATGGACGGGAGCGGACAGGAGTGTACTTGACAGCGTTCGTGACCGGCTTGAGAAGACAGCTGCCGCGAGAAGCAGACCGATCACTGTAATAGACATAACATCGATGCTCGGACTCGCCTTCGGTGCAACTTATCTGTTTTTGAAGTTGGGTGAATCGCTCCCGAATATCGGCGGAATCATAAGTTCATTTACATGGACGGTTATATTCGTATCGATATTCGGCGTCGGGTTATCGTTTACGAAAATCTCACGTCTCGAAGACGCCGGCGCGTCAAAGCTCGGATATGCCGGTCTATATCTTTTGCTGGCATCGGTGGGAGGAAGAGCCGATCTAAAACTGATTATGGACGCTCCGGTTCTTGTGATGATAGGAATAGTATGGCTGATGATACATGCGGCGGTGCTATTGACTACTGCAAAGATTATCAAAGCGCCGATGTTCTTTTTTGCGATCGGAAGTCAGGCGAACGTGGGAGGGACAGCTTCCGCCCCGGTGGTGGCGGAAGTTTACTCGAGAAGCATGGCGCCCGTGGGGCTGATGATGGCTATATTGGGAAACATCATCGGCGTATACCCCGGTCTTCTGGTAGCCTGGTTGTGC is a window encoding:
- a CDS encoding DUF819 family protein produces the protein MPDNMPLITDPTTIFIYLSGVVALVFRLGEVEKFKKFFHYVPPLIWCYFVPMISTSVGILPDTSPTYAWITRYLLPFSLVLMLLSANLPAIMRLGKTALTMMLAGTVGIVIGAPISLAIFLKWAPEGIWKGLGMLSGSWIGGTANMMAIAEGIGTPASMYGPVIVVDTVVGYGWMGIVIALASIQPKFDKWTGADRSVLDSVRDRLEKTAAARSRPITVIDITSMLGLAFGATYLFLKLGESLPNIGGIISSFTWTVIFVSIFGVGLSFTKISRLEDAGASKLGYAGLYLLLASVGGRADLKLIMDAPVLVMIGIVWLMIHAAVLLTTAKIIKAPMFFFAIGSQANVGGTASAPVVAEVYSRSMAPVGLMMAILGNIIGVYPGLLVAWLC